From the uncultured Trichococcus sp. genome, one window contains:
- a CDS encoding glycoside-pentoside-hexuronide (GPH):cation symporter produces the protein MEKQVDMNFEVASQKVQIQEKTSKKIAVFYSFGEVGSQLSWYMINTYLMIFYTDIIGLSAAAISMIMLVARIWDAVNDPMMGIVADRTQTRWGKFRPYLIFAPPFLAIFNILTFTVFPVEGVTKVILCLVLYIGAGMSYTALSVGYASLVNRIAKDSQVRMNYTSARAVGGSVIQMILSMAVMPAILFFSNSDVANSRGYFWVTVICSLIMIPAFWLTAYHCKETARTDSRKREKQKISVTTSLKALFKNKMLLITVWSVFLGAMAVIGRMTLLAYYVIYVVGSFTMIAPIFTSMTVFQLIGSMLLPVATKKFGKRNWLLILSLISIVSIFVLFLFPSGNTAFLLTTAAFIGLSNSAGSVSTGMLSDCVEYGDWKYRVRDEGLTFSFLGFGVKLASAIAGAGGVLMLSATGYVPGAAQSQASITGINVVVNLVPAILMVLSILPLYWYKLDKKQMDQIAVELEIRELEEA, from the coding sequence ATGGAAAAACAGGTGGATATGAATTTTGAGGTAGCTAGTCAAAAAGTGCAAATTCAAGAAAAAACAAGTAAAAAGATAGCTGTTTTTTACAGCTTCGGTGAAGTTGGAAGTCAATTGAGTTGGTATATGATCAATACCTATCTGATGATTTTTTACACAGACATTATTGGGCTTTCTGCTGCTGCAATTTCAATGATCATGCTTGTTGCTCGTATCTGGGATGCTGTGAACGATCCGATGATGGGCATCGTAGCTGACAGAACACAAACTAGATGGGGAAAATTCCGGCCATATCTCATTTTTGCTCCGCCATTCCTAGCTATATTTAATATTCTTACGTTTACGGTTTTCCCTGTAGAAGGTGTAACGAAAGTAATTCTTTGCTTAGTTTTATATATTGGCGCAGGAATGTCTTATACTGCACTTTCGGTTGGGTATGCCAGTTTAGTGAACCGAATTGCAAAAGACTCACAAGTTCGAATGAATTATACGTCAGCAAGAGCAGTTGGTGGCAGTGTCATTCAAATGATTTTATCCATGGCAGTAATGCCAGCTATCTTATTTTTCAGTAACAGTGATGTTGCTAATTCTCGAGGCTACTTTTGGGTCACTGTTATTTGTTCCTTGATTATGATTCCAGCTTTTTGGTTAACAGCATATCATTGTAAGGAAACAGCAAGAACGGATTCAAGGAAGAGAGAGAAACAAAAAATTTCTGTTACGACATCTTTGAAAGCGCTATTTAAAAACAAAATGTTGTTGATCACAGTTTGGAGTGTTTTCTTGGGAGCAATGGCCGTTATTGGAAGAATGACCTTACTTGCATACTATGTCATTTATGTAGTCGGATCTTTTACAATGATTGCACCAATTTTTACAAGTATGACTGTTTTTCAATTGATAGGTAGTATGTTGTTGCCAGTGGCTACAAAGAAATTTGGTAAGAGAAATTGGTTGCTGATACTAAGTCTGATCAGTATTGTATCTATATTCGTTCTGTTTCTTTTCCCGTCCGGTAACACCGCCTTCTTGCTGACGACTGCTGCATTTATTGGACTTTCGAACTCAGCTGGCAGTGTTTCCACAGGAATGTTATCTGATTGTGTGGAATATGGAGATTGGAAATATAGAGTGCGAGATGAAGGATTGACATTCTCGTTCTTAGGATTTGGTGTAAAACTTGCATCAGCGATAGCCGGAGCCGGGGGAGTGCTGATGCTTTCAGCAACCGGTTATGTACCAGGAGCAGCACAGTCACAAGCCTCTATCACAGGAATAAATGTGGTAGTAAACTTAGTCCCTGCGATTTTAATGGTACTCAGCATTCTTCCCTTGTATTGGTACAAACTTGATAAAAAACAGATGGATCAAATCGCAGTCGAATTGGAAATCCGAGAACTAGAAGAAGCTTAA